In Phragmites australis chromosome 24, lpPhrAust1.1, whole genome shotgun sequence, the following are encoded in one genomic region:
- the LOC133907169 gene encoding secreted RxLR effector protein 161-like, protein MAGMQDCNPAHTPKEERLKLSCDSTTAEVDITQYRRIIGSLRYLVHTRPDLAFSVGYVSHFMERPTKEHMVAVKRILRYVARTLSLGCHYGRTAEARLVEYTDSDLADGVDTRSSTSSGLFFYGSSLVSWHTLKQKVVALSSCEAEYVATTIATIQAVWLARLLGNFKGRNVDTVELKIDNKSALALIQNPVFHERSKHIDVRYHFIRECQKDGRISADFVGTKDQLVDIQTKALEQVRFHELRARIGMVNINSKFTYKD, encoded by the coding sequence ATGGCGGGGATGCAGGACTGCAACCCTGCACACACCCCCAAGGAGGAGCGGCTTAAGCTGAGCTGTGACAGCACGACGGCGGAGGTGGACATCACTCAGTACCGGAGGATCATTGGAAGCCTCCGCTATCTTGTCCACACGCGACCGGACCTCGCTTTCAGCGTGGGGTACGTGAGTCACTTCATGGAGCGGCCTACGAAGGAACACATGGTGGCAGTGAAGAGGATCCTGCGCTATGTGGCTAGGACTTTAAGTCTCGGTTGCCACTACGGGAGGACAGCGGAGGCACGGCTTGTCGAGTACACCGACAGCGACCTCGCTGACGGTGTTGACACAAGGAGTAGTACATCTAGCGGTTTGTTCTTCTACGGCAGCAGCTTAGTGAGTTGGCACACTCTCAAGCAAAAGGTGGTGGCACTCTCGTCCTGTGAGGCGGAGTATGTTGCTACCACTATCGCAACCATACAGGCGGTGTGGTTGGCTCGGCTGCTCGGCAACTTCAAGGGGAGGAACGTCGACACCGTCGAGCTGAAGATTGACAACAAGTCAGCCTTAGCGTTGATACAAAACCCTGTCTTCCATGAACGTAGCAAACACATCGATGTGCGCTACCACTTCATCAGGGAGTGCCAGAAAGATGGGAGGATTAGTGCTGATTTCGTCGGCACTAAGGACCAGCTTGTTGATATTCAAACGAAGGCACTTGAGCAAGTCAGATTCCATGAGCTTCGTGCTAGGATTGGAATGGTCAACATCAATTCCAAGTTCACATACAAAgattag
- the LOC133907690 gene encoding protein NEN1-like, translated as MAMASASGSATKPAAASAVEGASAVQPGAGGPEIAFFDVETSVPQRAGQGYALLEFGAILVCPRRLVEVASYATLVRPADPVSAVSAASVRCNGITRDAVSGAPSFRDVADAVYDLLHGRVWAGHNIVRFDSARIREAFAEISRSPPQPKGMIDTLPLLTQRFGRRAGDMKMASLANYFGLGKQRHRSLDDVRMNLEVLKYCATVLFLEASLPEVLTVENLVERAITRSKANGVASPEVPKPQPNSSPDSSKRQRTISLVDSVMPEGDNQGTSEYVELVSHIEEMKLDATMQMDASSSGYSGFVEPDDVSAECIKISVAPLHQFGQKTSILHKDTPLQLCCAELKVLFGVSTRYLDNAGRPKLSIVLEIPENLSKVLEFCDDLARRSSQESGSTSEWRPLIKKYGYVNRPTVRLNITTRVSGDTAIYSTDICQKEPSGNIQKLVFSKVDAAELETLFARGNMVDTFFSLEIYDYQQNAGIRLVAKRLVVHSN; from the exons ATGGCGATGGCGTCCGCGTCTGGGTCTGCGACCAAGCCTGCTGCTGCGTCGGCGGTGGAGGGGGCATCCGCTGTGCAGCCGGGCGCAGGAGGTCCTGAGATCGCCTTCTTCGACGTCGAGACGTCGGTCCCGCAGCGGGCCGGGCAGGGGTACGCGCTGCTCGAGTTCGGCGCCATCCTCGTCTGCCCGCGCCGCCTTGTCGAGGTCGCTTCCTACGCCACGCTCGTCCGCCCCGCCGACCCGGTCTCCGCCGTCTCCGCCGCCTCCGTGCGGTGCAACGGCATCACGCGGGACGCCGTCTCCGGGGCCCCCAGCTTCCGCGACGTCGCTGACGCCGTCTACGACCTCCTGCACG GGCGAGTCTGGGCAGGGCACAACATTGTGAGGTTTGATTCTGCAAGAATAAGGGAGGCATTCGCTGAGATTAGCCGGTCACCtcctcaaccaaaggggatgaTTGACACCTTACCTTTGCTTACCCAGCGGTTTGGGAGGAGAGCAGGGGACATGAAG ATGGCAAGCTTGGCTAATTACTTCGGCCTAGGGAAGCAAAGGCACAG GAGTCTTGATGATGTTAGGATGAATCTTGAAGTTCTCAAGTATTGTGCTACGGTGCTGTTCCTG GAGGCAAGTCTTCCAGAGGTTCTTACTGTTGAGAACTTGGTTGAGCGTGCAATAACAAGGAGCAAAGCTAATGGGGTTGCTTCTCCTGAGGTGCCAAAACCTCAACCAAACTCTTCTCCTGATTCTTCAAAACGGCAGCGGACAATTTCTCTAGTTGACAGTGTGATGCCGGAGGGAGATAATCAAGGAACAAGTGAATATGTTGAGTTGGTATCCCATATTGAGGAAATGAAGTTAGATGCCACTATGCAGATGGATGCAAGTTCAAGTGGTTATTCAGGGTTTGTTGAGCCGGATGATGTTTCAGCTGAGTGTATCAAAATCTCAGTTGCTCCGTTACACCAATTTGGTCAGAAAACATCTATCCTGCACAAGGATACCCCACTGCAACTTTGTTGTGCCGAGTTGAAAGTTCTGTTTGGGGTCAGTACAAGGTACCTAGACAATGCAGGTCGGCCAAAGTTGAGCATAGTGCTTGAGATCCCTGAGAATCTCAGTAAAGTTTTAGAATTCTGTGATGATCTTGCTCGGCGGTCATCTCAGGAATCTGGCAGCACTTCTGAGTGGAGACCCCTGATCAAGAAGTATGGATATGTGAATCGTCCGACTGTCCGCCTAAA CATCACTACTAGGGTCAGCGGTGACACTGCGATCTACTCAACAGATATATGCCAGAAAGAGCCTAGTGGTAACATTCAGAAGCTTGTTTTTAGCAAGGTAGATGCCGCCGAACTGGAGACTCTATTTGCTCGAGGGAACATGGTGGACACGTTCTTCTCACTGGAAATATATGACTACCAGCAAAATGCTGGTATTCGGTTAGTTGCAAAGAGACTGGTTGTACACTCCAATTAG